TCAATTATATGCACATCCCAAGTTGTATCAAAATTATGTCTTATACGGTCAACATCGTGCTGTAAATATAATTTAAAATTCAAACTTTTCTTCAACTCACTCAATAACTGCTGAGTAAGTGCCCCAAAATTAATATCCGTACCTATCTCCATACGAGTAGCCGCTATTTTTTGAGATATATTACGCCCATTAATAACAAGAGGAATCCACTTATGAATTTGCTGCGAATCTTCAGAATACATCATACCACTAAACAAAATACTATTTTGCAATGCTTGAAAACGTTTTTTTAAAAAAGAAACATTCTCCTCTCCCCAAACAAAACTCATATGTGGCACATTATTAATAAAAGAACTTGGTTTATTAAGAACCTCTGTTTGTACTAAATATGCCCAAAACTGACGTGACATTTCAAAAGCTTCATTAACAGCAATAGCTTTTGAAATGTCGACAGAACAGTCTTTAGAATTATATTGAGTATAATTAAGTTCACAAAATGCTGCATGTCCAGTTCCAGCATTATTCCATACATTAGAACTTTCTCGTGCCGGTTCGTCAAGACGTTCATATATGTGAATTTTCCAAGTTGGCTCAAGAATTGTTAAAAACATAGCAAAAGTAACACTCATGATGCCAGCACCAACCAACACTACATCTACAGAAGATTCAATTTTAACCAAGTGATGTTGTTTATTATCCACAACTATAATATTACTCATTTTGTATCACTCAATAATACTATTTCACCTTAACAACACCATAATCAATATAGTCATCTACATATTTGTAATACAAACAACTAAAAACTAATAACAACATACACACTTAAAAATAATACTCTTTAAATATATCATATCCCAATATTCAATTATATATGAAAACTTCAAATACAACACAAATCAACATCCAATCAAAATTAAAACTACTAAATAAAACATACATAAACTATTAAGTTAAAATTTTTACTACCAGCTAAAATATCCATATACGTGGATATTTTATACAAAAGTATTCATTACAACAATACCTACATAACAACATATATACAATTTTAACAAAATTTATAGTTATTAATTTTTAAACAACTTACACACTAAAACTTGATTAATTACACAATTCATGATAGAACTAACCCGTTAGGGTGCGATGGTTAATCCCTATACTTAATCAACAATAAATAACCTATTCGTATGACCTCGTCATACGAATAGGTTATTTATTGTTGATTTTTAAAATTGTGATGTTGAGTAATTTCTATGTTGTTATTGTGGTGTGAGTTGGATTAGTTTTAGGTTAGTAAAATAATTGGGTTTTATGCGGTGTTCCATTTGAAAGTTGTATAGTGTGATGTGATGTTATTTTTTGATAAAGAAGCTTTGACTTTTGATGATGTGTTAATTGTACCATCTTATTCAAAAGTACTTCCTGCAGAGACGACTTTAGATAGTTTGATAACTAATTCAGTTTCTTTGAATATTCCTATTGTGTCTTCGGCTATGGATACAGTAACAGAATCAGATTTGGCTATTGCTTTGGCACAGGAAGGTGGTGTAGGTTTTATTCATAAAAATATGTCTTTGGAGCAGCAAATCAATGAGGTACGTCGTGTTAAACGTTATGAAAGTGGAATAGTAGCAAATCCACAGTGTGTTGCTCCTGATACAACTTTATTACGAGTGAAAGAATTAACTTTTCGTAATGGGTTTGCTGGTTATCCCGTTGTGATGGGTGGTACAAATGAATTAGTAGGAATAGTTACAAGTCGTGATGTTAGATTTGTAAGTGATTTATCAAATTGTGTTTCTTCTGTTATGACTCCTAAGGAGCGTTTGGTTACAGTATTAGAAAAAGAAAATCGAAAGATAGTATTAAGAAAAATGCATGATAAAAGAGTAGAAAAAGTTTTGTTAATTGATTCTCTGTTTCATCTTAAAGGTATGATCACTGCAAAAGATTTCGAAAAAGCAGAACGTAAGCCGCATGCATGTAAAGATGATTATGGACGACTGCGAGTTGGTGCTGCTGTTGGAGTAGGGGATGATTGTATAGCACGTGTTGTAGGGTTAGTTGATGCTGGTTTAGATGTATTGTTAGTTGATTCTTCACATGGGCATTCAGATAGAGTTTTAAAGTGTATTGTAGCTATTCGAAAAATATTTCCTGATTTGCCTGTTGTGGGAGGTAATGTTGTTACAAAAGACGGTGCTTTAGCATTAGTAAGGTCTGGTGTTAGTGCTGTGAAAGTTGGTATTGGACCTGGTTCTATTTGTACAACTCGTATTGTTACTGGTGTGGGAATTCCTCAAATTACAGCTATTTCTAATGTAGCAGAAGCATTAAAAAATACAGACATTCCGATTATTGCAGACGGGGGTATTAGATTTTCTGGAGATATTGCTAAAGCAATAGTCGCTGGTGCGCACTGTGTAATGGTTGGTTCGTTGCTAGCGGGAACAGAAGAATCGCCAGGAGATATAGAATTTTATCAGGGTAGGTCTTTTAAAACTTATCGTGGGATGGGTTCTTTAGGAGCTATGAATCAGGGCTCTGCTGATCGTTATTTTCAGCAACAGGAGGACGATGCTATTGCTGCTTGTAAATTAGTTCCAGAAGGTATAGAGGGACGTGTTCCTTATAAAGGGAAACTGGAAACTATTGTGCATCAATTAATGGGAGGCTTACGTTCTTGTATGGGTTTAACGGGTTGTATGACTATTCGTGATTTAAGAACACAGACTAAGTTTATTCGTGTGAGTCCTTCTGGTATGAAGGAAAGTCATGTTCATGATGTGATGATAACAAAAGAATCCCCTAACTATCGTTTAAGATGATTATTTATTTATGTATTAAAGCATATGATAGATAATAGTTACGATATTTATTTAGTTCAGAGTGTATTATTGATCATTAAATATTTTGGTTAGATAATAAATGGTTACTTTAGATAATAGAATGGATTGTGATACAAAATGTAGTGATTATCGTATTTTGGTAATAGATTTTGGATCTCAATATACTCAGTTATTATTAAGAAGAATCCGTGAGTTGGGCGTGTATTCTGAACTTTTTTCTTGGAACGTTAGTGAGT
This genomic interval from Candidatus Blochmannia sp. SNP contains the following:
- the guaB gene encoding IMP dehydrogenase; translated protein: MLFFDKEALTFDDVLIVPSYSKVLPAETTLDSLITNSVSLNIPIVSSAMDTVTESDLAIALAQEGGVGFIHKNMSLEQQINEVRRVKRYESGIVANPQCVAPDTTLLRVKELTFRNGFAGYPVVMGGTNELVGIVTSRDVRFVSDLSNCVSSVMTPKERLVTVLEKENRKIVLRKMHDKRVEKVLLIDSLFHLKGMITAKDFEKAERKPHACKDDYGRLRVGAAVGVGDDCIARVVGLVDAGLDVLLVDSSHGHSDRVLKCIVAIRKIFPDLPVVGGNVVTKDGALALVRSGVSAVKVGIGPGSICTTRIVTGVGIPQITAISNVAEALKNTDIPIIADGGIRFSGDIAKAIVAGAHCVMVGSLLAGTEESPGDIEFYQGRSFKTYRGMGSLGAMNQGSADRYFQQQEDDAIAACKLVPEGIEGRVPYKGKLETIVHQLMGGLRSCMGLTGCMTIRDLRTQTKFIRVSPSGMKESHVHDVMITKESPNYRLR